The DNA region CTCCCGTTCCTTGACAAGCCCCAGATCTTCCCTTGCCTTTTTCTCTATGACAGAAGGATCCTCCAGATCTTTTTTCTTTTCCTGTAGCGCTTCCTGCATTTCCAAAAGGTGTTTCTTCTCTTCGGTAAGCCGTGATTCCTGCACTTTAATCTCGTAAAAATGGTACATACTGTATCCTGCAATATAAACTGTTGACATAACCACAATTACAAACAGAATTCGCAAGAAAGGACTATAAGGAAACAATCGTTTCAGTAATGGCGTTTTCTTTTTTCTTCCCATGAAGACTCCTTTCCCGTCAATTGATTCATAAACTTATAGACGGCAGGTTCTCCCGCCATTTCCTGTTCATATTTTTCCCAGGCCCGGATGCAGGCGAACCCATAATCAAACCACGCTTCCACATCCTTCCAGCGATTTTCATCGTCATAAACTGCCGCAATCAAAAGCTGCCCATCACGTTCAGCAGAAGCAACAAGACATTCTCCTGCCGCCATCGTCATTCCCGTCTTGATTCCGTTTGCCCCGCGGTAACCATTGGATAGAAACTCATTCCTGTTTTCCACATTACGATATACCCCGCTGCGATACCTCATGGGGTACACCTTTTCCCTTACGATTTTTCTGAACTCAGGATTTCCCATGGCATAACGGGAAATTTTCGCCATGTCAATAGCAGTTGTATAATGGTTCTTGTCTGTCAGACCATTAGGATTGGCAAAATGGGACCGGGTGGCACCAATAGACACCGCCTTTTCATTCATCATCTGAATAAACCCGCCATAGGAACCA from Dialister invisus DSM 15470 includes:
- a CDS encoding FtsB family cell division protein, with the translated sequence MGRKKKTPLLKRLFPYSPFLRILFVIVVMSTVYIAGYSMYHFYEIKVQESRLTEEKKHLLEMQEALQEKKKDLEDPSVIEKKAREDLGLVKEREIPYIK
- a CDS encoding D-alanyl-D-alanine carboxypeptidase family protein, with protein sequence MGIAKKRKGNFLKYFLTIISCIVIFTGIGFGTLAYMTPPPPKPPVFPPLPPVGAVSAVLMDGNTGDIIAQKEGELKIYPASTTKILTCIIALEEGREKLEADAVITPLAIGQDGTNIGLRSDMPISLHELLYGMMLVSGNDAAVSVAETVGGSYGGFIQMMNEKAVSIGATRSHFANPNGLTDKNHYTTAIDMAKISRYAMGNPEFRKIVREKVYPMRYRSGVYRNVENRNEFLSNGYRGANGIKTGMTMAAGECLVASAERDGQLLIAAVYDDENRWKDVEAWFDYGFACIRAWEKYEQEMAGEPAVYKFMNQLTGKESSWEEKRKRHY